From a region of the Cucumis sativus cultivar 9930 chromosome 6, Cucumber_9930_V3, whole genome shotgun sequence genome:
- the LOC101220519 gene encoding basic blue protein-like, translated as MGIKVGEGRGSAIGRAVAVAAVIGLVMMSQLESVEAAVYDVGGSGGWTFNTESWPKGKRFRAGDILRFNYNPLVHNVVVVNQGGFSTCNTPAGAKVYKSGSDQIKLPKGQSYFICNFPGHCQSGMKIAVNAL; from the exons aTGGGAATTAAGGTGGGTGAGGGAAGAGGCAGTGCAATCGGAAGAGCCGTCGCTGTTGCCGCCGTTATAGGGTTAGTTATGATGTCTCAGTTGGAAAGCGTGGAGGCAGCCGTTTACGATGTCGGGGGCTCCGGTGGATGGACCTTTAACACCGAAAGTTGGCCCAAAGGAAAACGTTTTCGTGCCGGTGATATTCTCC GGTTCAATTACAACCCATTAGTGCATAACGTGGTGGTGGTGAACCAAGGTGGGTTCTCCACCTGCAACACTCCGGCGGGTGCCAAAGTGTACAAGTCCGGCAGTGATCAGATCAAATTACCCAAAGGACAAAGCTATTTCATCTGCAACTTCCCCGGCCACTGTCAGTCCGGCATGAAGATCGCCGTCAATGCTCTCTAA